One genomic window of Salvia miltiorrhiza cultivar Shanhuang (shh) chromosome 4, IMPLAD_Smil_shh, whole genome shotgun sequence includes the following:
- the LOC131022023 gene encoding plasmodesmata-located protein 8 isoform X2 yields the protein MLTLIIFIFIFFLFTFFIFTSIDAHVFIYGGCSQDKYPPNSPYEANKNSFLSSIAAASSLALYHDFAVGNDTAAPVFGLHQCRGDLSPRDCAACIAGAINQIAVLCPDTYGASLQLDACFLRYERADFLGRLDAGLRYRRCGGADGDAEFWRRRDGVLAELEAAAGFRVSAAGDVEGYAQCLGDLAAEDCSACLAEAVAKVKTLCGAAAAAAADVFLAQCYVRYWESGYYDSSSSDSSNGDDVGETVAIIVGVVAGVAVLIVFLSFCRKALG from the exons ATGTTAACTCTCattatcttcatcttcatcttcttcctcttcaCCTTCTTCATCTTTACCTCCATCGACGCCCACGTCTTCATCTATGGCGGCTGCTCCCAAGACAAATACCCGCCAAACTCGCCCTACGAAGCCAACAAAAACTCCTTCCTCTCAtccatcgccgccgcctcctccctcGCCCTCtaccacgacttcgccgtcGGCAACGACACCGCCGCCCCCGTCTTCGGCCTGCACCAGTGCCGCGGCGACCTATCGCCCCGCGACTGCGCGGCATGCATCGCCGGCGCCATCAACCAGATCGCCGTGCTCTGCCCCGACACCTACGGCGCCAGCCTGCAGCTCGACGCCTGCTTCCTCAGGTACGAGCGCGCCGATTTCCTGGGGAGGCTGGACGCCGGCTTGAGGTACAGGAGGTGCGGCGGCGCCGACGGCGACGCCGAGTTCTGGCGGCGGAGGGACGGCGTGCTCGCTGAGCTCGAGGCGGCCGCCGGGTTCCGGGTGAGCGCCGCCGGGGACGTGGAGGGCTACGCGCAGTGCCTGGGGGATTTGGCGGCCGAGGATTGCTCCGCGTGCCTGGCGGAGGCGGTGGCGAAGGTGAAGACACTCTgtggcgcggcggcggcggcggcggcggatgtTTTCTTGGCGCAGTGCTATGTTCGGTATTGGGAGTCAGGCTACTacgattcttcttcttcag ATTCCTCAAATGGAGATGACGTGGGAGAAACAGTGGCCATAATTGTGGGGGTGGTGGCCGGAGTCGCAGTTCTGATTGTATTTCTATCATTTTGCAGAAAAGCCCTTG GTTGA
- the LOC131022023 gene encoding plasmodesmata-located protein 8 isoform X1 has product MLTLIIFIFIFFLFTFFIFTSIDAHVFIYGGCSQDKYPPNSPYEANKNSFLSSIAAASSLALYHDFAVGNDTAAPVFGLHQCRGDLSPRDCAACIAGAINQIAVLCPDTYGASLQLDACFLRYERADFLGRLDAGLRYRRCGGADGDAEFWRRRDGVLAELEAAAGFRVSAAGDVEGYAQCLGDLAAEDCSACLAEAVAKVKTLCGAAAAAAADVFLAQCYVRYWESGYYDSSSSDSSNGDDVGETVAIIVGVVAGVAVLIVFLSFCRKALGNYLIYFLIPSTLSILYIYNL; this is encoded by the exons ATGTTAACTCTCattatcttcatcttcatcttcttcctcttcaCCTTCTTCATCTTTACCTCCATCGACGCCCACGTCTTCATCTATGGCGGCTGCTCCCAAGACAAATACCCGCCAAACTCGCCCTACGAAGCCAACAAAAACTCCTTCCTCTCAtccatcgccgccgcctcctccctcGCCCTCtaccacgacttcgccgtcGGCAACGACACCGCCGCCCCCGTCTTCGGCCTGCACCAGTGCCGCGGCGACCTATCGCCCCGCGACTGCGCGGCATGCATCGCCGGCGCCATCAACCAGATCGCCGTGCTCTGCCCCGACACCTACGGCGCCAGCCTGCAGCTCGACGCCTGCTTCCTCAGGTACGAGCGCGCCGATTTCCTGGGGAGGCTGGACGCCGGCTTGAGGTACAGGAGGTGCGGCGGCGCCGACGGCGACGCCGAGTTCTGGCGGCGGAGGGACGGCGTGCTCGCTGAGCTCGAGGCGGCCGCCGGGTTCCGGGTGAGCGCCGCCGGGGACGTGGAGGGCTACGCGCAGTGCCTGGGGGATTTGGCGGCCGAGGATTGCTCCGCGTGCCTGGCGGAGGCGGTGGCGAAGGTGAAGACACTCTgtggcgcggcggcggcggcggcggcggatgtTTTCTTGGCGCAGTGCTATGTTCGGTATTGGGAGTCAGGCTACTacgattcttcttcttcag ATTCCTCAAATGGAGATGACGTGGGAGAAACAGTGGCCATAATTGTGGGGGTGGTGGCCGGAGTCGCAGTTCTGATTGTATTTCTATCATTTTGCAGAAAAGCCCTTGGTAATTATCTTATTTACTTCTTAATACCCTCTACTCTCTCTATACTCtatatctataatctataa
- the LOC131022025 gene encoding pectinesterase-like, whose translation MSCSSTTLALLLLLLVAAAAKSAPTRKHVAAVESVREGMQQAIAWANGGVKTASGPGPESGFPGGALRDCAVLYGDAESRLARLVSGEAEDWGGDDAVTWLSAALAGHNTCLDGLGEMRGFYEAHNLTNLIREASAVYRAEPETNIGGNAKGKKIVPRRPDPIHEGGLLTAWNPATSNVDYVVAQDGSGNYRTINEAVAAIARSGRNRPERVVVHVKSGVYKEKVEIGRELSNIMFVGDGIDKTIVTGNRNVQDGSTTFNSATFGVSGDGFWARDMTFENTAGPGKHQAVALRVASDRAVFYRCSFKGYQDTLFALSLRHFYRGCHVYGTVDFIFGDAAAVLQDCDVFVRRPMDHQSNMITAQGRSDPNQNTGISVVGCRVRPAPELRGLEGRFRSFLGRPWKRYSRTVFMKTNLDGLIDRRGWNEWSGGFALGTLYYAEFMNTGSGATTAGRVRWPGFHVLSDAHEAEHFGVRDFIGGDKWIPATGVPFSTGL comes from the exons atgtcttGTTCTTCCACCACCTtggctcttcttcttcttcttctagtCGCCGCCGCCGCAAAATCTGCTCCGACGAGGAAGCATGTTGCGGCGGTGGAATCGGTGAGAGAAGGCATGCAGCAAGCAATAGCTTGGGCCAACGGCGGCGTCAAAACGGCTAGCGGGCCGGGCCCTGAATCGGGCTTTCCCGGTGGGGCCCTCCGCGACTGCGCCGTGCTGTACGGAGATGCGGAGTCGAGGCTGGCCCGGTTGGTCTCCGGTGAGGCGGAGGATTGGGGCGGCGACGACGCCGTGACTTGGCTGAGCGCCGCCTTGGCCGGCCACAACACTTGTTTGGATGGGTTGGGAGAGATGAGGGGTTTCTATGAAGCCCATAATTTGACTAACCTAATTAGGGAGGCTTCGGCTGTTTACCGGGCCGAGCCCGAGACCAATATAGGTGGAAATGCAAAGG GCAAGAAAATAGTCCCTCGAAGGCCCGACCCGATACATGAAGGAGGGCTTTTAACGGCGTGGaatccagcaacctcaaatgtGGACTATGTGGTAGCTCAAGATGGGTCAGGGAATTATAGGACAATCAACGAGGCCGTGGCCGCAATAGCCCGATCGGGCCGCAATAGGCCCGAAAGAGTGGTAGTGCACGTAAAGTCGGGCGTATATAAAGAAAAAGTAGAAATCGGAAGAGAATTGAGCAACATCATGTTCGTCGGCGACGGCATCGACAAAACCATCGTCACCGGAAATCGCAACGTGCAAGACGGCTCCACCACTTTCAATTCTGCCACATTCG GTGTCTCGGGGGACGGGTTTTGGGCCCGGGACATGACCTTCGAGAACACGGCCGGGCCCGGGAAGCACCAGGCCGTGGCGCTGAGGGTGGCGTCCGACCGCGCGGTGTTCTACAGGTGCAGCTTCAAGGGCTACCAAGACACGCTCTTCGCCCTCTCGCTGCGCCACTTCTACCGCGGCTGCCACGTGTACGGCACGGTGGACTTCATATTCGGCGACGCCGCGGCGGTGCTCCAGGACTGCGACGTCTTTGTGCGGCGGCCGATGGACCACCAGTCCAACATGATCACGGCGCAGGGACGGAGCGACCCCAACCAGAACACCGGGATCTCGGTCGTCGGCTGCCGCGTGCGGCCGGCGCCTGAGCTTCGCGGCCTAGAGGGGAGGTTCCGGAGCTTCCTGGGGCGGCCGTGGAAGAGGTACTCGAGGACGGTGTTCATGAAGACGAATTTGGATGGGTTGATCGATCGGAGGGGGTGGAACGAGTGGAGCGGCGGATTCGCGCTCGGCACGCTCTACTACGCCGAGTTCATGAACACGGGGAGCGGGGCTACCACGGCGGGGCGGGTCCGGTGGCCGGGTTTCCACGTGTTGAGCGATGCGCATGAGGCGGAGCACTTCGGCGTTAGGGATTTTATCGGCGGCGATAAGTGGATTCCGGCCACCGGAGTGCCGTTTTCGACTGGGTTGTAG
- the LOC131022024 gene encoding probable pectinesterase/pectinesterase inhibitor 17: MATRILVLLFLTSFLLTSPAISGDSGGDAAAIKSWCSQTPNPQPCEYFLSHNPSYKVPINGKSDFLRLSARLALDRCMQAGSSLHQLGPKCRSGRERAAWADCVDLYEETIRGLNKTVDPHTKCTAADVQTWLSAALTNLDTCVAGFEDFGIGDYHNVFPVMSNNVSLLLSNALALNEGVSNYSKSAPASYKGGFPGWVRPGDRRLLQSSSPRADVVVAQDGSGNFRTVAAAVAAAGRRSGSGRYVIYVKQGTYGENVEIGKGLRNIMLLGDGIGRTIITGSRSVDGGSTTFNSATVAAVGDGFIARGITFRNTAGARNHQAVALRSGSDLSVFYQCSFEGYQDTLYVHSQRQFYRNCDVYGTVDFIFGNAAVVLQNCNIYPRDPPNKTNTITAQGRTDPNQNTGIIIHNSRVTAASDLRPVQGSVRTYLGRPWKQYSRTVFMKTSLDSLIDPAGWMPWSGSFALNTLYYGEYANTGPGSSTANRVKWKGYRVITSASVAAQFAPGSFIAANSWLPATNVPFTSGL, translated from the exons ATGGCGACAAGAATCCTAGTACTCCTATTCCTCACGTCGTTTTTGCTCACCTCTCCCGCCATTTCCGGCGACTccggcggcgacgccgccgcGATAAAATCATGGTGCAGCCAAACGCCAAACCCTCAACCATGCGAGTATTTCCTCAGCCACAACCCTAGCTACAAAGTTCCCATAAATGGAAAGTCCGATTTCCTGCGGCTGTCGGCGCGGCTGGCGCTCGACCGCTGCATGCAGGCGGGGAGCAGCCTCCACCAGCTCGGCCCGAAGTGCCGTTCGGGCCGGGAGAGGGCGGCGTGGGCCGACTGCGTCGACCTCTACGAGGAGACCATCCGCGGCCTCAACAAGACCGTCGACCCCCACACCAAGTGCACCGCCGCCGACGTGCAGACGTGGCTGAGCGCCGCCCTCACGAACCTCGACACGTGCGTCGCGGGCTTCGAGGATTTCGGCATCGGAGATTACCACAATGTCTTCCCCGTGATGTCCAACAACGTGAGCTTGCTGCTGAGCAATGCCCTAGCGTTGAACGAGGGGGTTTCTAATTATAGTAAGTCGGCGCCGGCGAGTTACAAAGGAGGGTTCCCGGGCTGGGTTCGGCCCGGGGACCGGCGGCTGCTGCAGTCGTCGAGCCCCAGGGCCGACGTCGTGGTGGCGCAGGACGGGTCGGGGAATTTTAGgacggtggcggcggcggtggcggccgcCGGGAGGCGGTCGGGGAGCGGGAGGTACGTGATCTACGTGAAGCAAGGGACGTATGGGGAGAATGTGGAGATTGGGAAGGGTTTGAGGAATATTATGTTGTTGGGCGACGGAATTGGGAGGACTATTATCACCGGAAGTAGGAGCGTCGACGGCGGCTCCACCACCTTCAATTCCGCCACAGTGG CTGCCGTGGGAGATGGGTTCATTGCCCGCGGCATCACGTTCCGGAACACGGCGGGCGCCCGGAATCACCAGGCGGTGGCGTTGCGGTCCGGGTCGGACCTATCCGTGTTCTACCAGTGCAGCTTCGAGGGGTATCAAGACACCCTCTACGTCCACTCCCAGCGCCAGTTCTACCGCAACTGCGACGTCTACGGCACCGTCGACTTCATCTTCGGCAACGCCGCCGTCGTGCTGCAGAACTGCAACATCTACCCGCGCGACCCGCCCAACAAGACCAACACCATCACCGCGCAGGGCCGGACCGACCCGAACCAGAACACGGGCATCATCATCCACAACTCCCGGGTCACGGCGGCTTCGGACCTCCGACCCGTTCAGGGATCCGTCCGGACCTATCTGGGCCGACCCTGGAAGCAGTACTCGCGGACGGTGTTCATGAAGACCTCGTTGGATAGCTTGATCGACCCGGCGGGTTGGATGCCGTGGAGCGGCAGCTTCGCTTTGAATACATTGTATTATGGGGAGTATGCGAATACGGGTCCCGGGTCGTCTACCGCGAACCGGGTCAAGTGGAAGGGTTATCGGGTTATCACAAGCGCCTCCGTCGCGGCGCAGTTCGCACCGGGGAGTTTCATCGCCGCCAATTCTTGGCTGCCGGCGACGAATGTGCCGTTTACTTCTGGGCTTTAA
- the LOC131022022 gene encoding auxin-responsive protein SAUR36-like has protein sequence MGRVRGFSLKHRVATIFRRVFRRRRYRRLGGDSGRVEPFSRLFSWTDRLKTKAMAILGRNMDPGRGYIRVGQEIPKGHMVVYVGQKDGDFERILVPIVYINHPLFGDLLKESEKEFGYNHPGGLTIPCGISEFERVQTRIEAGRCTRKLLSWKKTDRSLITSRV, from the coding sequence ATGGGCAGGGTACGAGGTTTCTCGCTGAAGCACCGCGTCGCCACAATTTTCCGGCGTGTTTTCCGGCGGAGACGCTACCGCCGCCTCGGCGGCGATTCGGGCCGGGTCGAACCGTTTTCGAGGCTGTTCAGCTGGACCGACCGGCTCAAGACGAAAGCGATGGCGATATTGGGCAGGAATATGGATCCGGGTCGGGGATACATCCGGGTCGGGCAGGAGATACCGAAAGGGCATATGGTTGTCTACGTGGGCCAAAAAGATGGCGATTTTGAGCGGATTTTGGTGCCGATTGTGTATATAAACCACCCGTTGTTTGGGGATTTGCTGAAGGAGTCCGAGAAGGAATTCGGGTACAACCATCCGGGTGGGCTAACCATACCCTGTGGGATCTCGGAGTTTGAGCGTGTCCAGACCCGGATCGAGGCGGGTCGGTGCACCCGGAAGTTGCTGTCGTGGAAGAAAACGGATAGGAGTTTAATCACGTCTAGAGTTTGA